The Bacteroidota bacterium genomic sequence GAAAGTTTTATTCTGCTTCCTACACCATAAGCACCACCTGTCCATCCTGTGTTTATAAGCCAAACATTTACTTTGTTTTCTTTTAATTTTTTACCAAGTAGTTCGGCATATTTTGTTGGATGTAATGGTAAAAATGCTTTCCCAAAACAAGCCGAGAACGTTAAGGTTGGTTCTGTAATCCCAACTTCCGTTCCTGCCACTTTTGCTGTATAACCTGAAATAAAGTGATACATTGCCTGACCGGTTGTAAGCTTAGAGATAGGAGGCAATACACCGTATGCATCACATGTTAAGAAAAAAATATTTTTAGGAATTCCTCCAACAGAAGGTTCTACCGCATTGCCAATATGGTTTATTGGATATGCAGCTCTTGTGTTTTCTGTTTTTGAAATGTTGTCGTAATCTACAGTTGATGTGCCTTCAAACACTTCTATGTTTTCTACTAACGCACCGAATTTTATGGCATCAAATATTTGGGGTTCTTTTTCTTTCGAAAGATTTACGCATTTTGCATAACATCCTCCTTCAAAATTAAAAATAGTATTGTCTCCCCAACCATGTTCATCATCGCCTATCAACCCTCTGTTAGGGTCGGCAGAAAGTGTTGTTTTTCCTGTGCCCGATAATCCAAAGAAAATGGCTGTATCGCCATCTTTTCCAATATTCGCAGAGCAGTGCATTGATAATACACCTTTGTCTTGCGGTAAAATATAATTTAGTAATGTAAATATTCCTTTTTTAATCTCTCCGGTGTAACCTGTTCCGCCAATTAAAATAACCTTGCGTGTCATGTTTAGGATAGCGAAATTATGCTGTCTAGTGCCATCTAATTCAGGCTTTGCCATAAAACTAGGTACGCAAAGTATTGTCCATTCCGGTACAAAATTTTCAATTTCGGCTTTAGTAGGGCGAAGAAATAAATTGTTTGCAAATAAGTTAGCCCAAGGAGTCTCCGTTACTACACGAATATTCAATCTGTATTTAGGATCAGCACAAGCGTATGTATCTCTAACATATACTTCTTTATCCTTTAAATAAGCGGCTACTTTGTCATATAATTTATCAAATTTATCCGC encodes the following:
- the pckA gene encoding phosphoenolpyruvate carboxykinase (ATP), giving the protein MNEIGLRGKNATVADLGLKHVAAAYWNYTPAQLVEETILKGEGFLTDTGALAIETGEFTGRSPKDKFLVYDTITKDTVWWGDVNYKFDADKFDKLYDKVAAYLKDKEVYVRDTYACADPKYRLNIRVVTETPWANLFANNLFLRPTKAEIENFVPEWTILCVPSFMAKPELDGTRQHNFAILNMTRKVILIGGTGYTGEIKKGIFTLLNYILPQDKGVLSMHCSANIGKDGDTAIFFGLSGTGKTTLSADPNRGLIGDDEHGWGDNTIFNFEGGCYAKCVNLSKEKEPQIFDAIKFGALVENIEVFEGTSTVDYDNISKTENTRAAYPINHIGNAVEPSVGGIPKNIFFLTCDAYGVLPPISKLTTGQAMYHFISGYTAKVAGTEVGITEPTLTFSACFGKAFLPLHPTKYAELLGKKLKENKVNVWLINTGWTGGAYGVGSRIKLSYTRALITAALNGELDKVKFETLPIFGLSVPTACTNIPAEILNPRNTWKDKEAFDTKANSLAASFIKNFENFASAANEEIMAAAPKVAVNA